The segment GCAGGACAGGGGTGGGGCGTGACGATGGTCGCCGGGGCGTGCCGGAGGCGCGGGCTACTCCCAGGTGAAACCGTCCGGGTCGGTGAAGGGGGCGCCGGCGCCGGCGAGGACGACGCGGTGCGAGCCGTCGCCGTCGGCGGGGACGCCGAGGTCCTTGGCGAGGCCGCTGCGCTTGTACAGGGCCAGCTTCAGGGCGCCGGACCCGTCGGAGGCGAACTCGGCGTACTTGCCGCCGAAGCTCTTGGCCACGGTGAGACCCTGGCCGACGTAGAAACGCTTGGTCGCCTTGACGTCCTCGACACCGAGCAGGAGGACCATCTCGTCGATCCGGCGGGTGGCCGGGCCGGTGTCCTTCTTGGCCGACGTCGCGATCTTCCAGATCGTCCCGTCGGGGGCCTGGACGACGCCGCCGTAGCCCCACAGCGACTTCGCCGCGGGCTTGAGCACGGTCGCGCCGGCGTCCACGGCCGCTCGGAGGAAGCCGTCGACCGTGGCGGGCCCGGACACCGTCAGCGCCAGGGTGAAGCCCCGGAAGCCGGTCGCGGTCGCCGCGGAGGCCTTCAGCCGCAGGTGGTCGGCCACCCCGAAGGCGGTGTAGAAGCGCTGGGCGGCCTCGAGGTCGGCCACTTCGAGGGTGACGGACGCGAGGAACGTGTGGGACGCGGTGGAAGCGGTGGTTGCCATGTCCTTCACGCTAGGGGGTGCCGGGTGGCCGGCGCTTCTCGAATCCTGACCGGTGTCGGGCGTTCGCCGTCCACCCCTGCCGGCCCCGGTCACAGGCCGCCCGTGTTGAGCAGCCGGTTGGGGGTGTCGGAGCGGACCCCGCGCAGGACGCCACGGGTGGCCGTGTGATCGAGCCAGACGTGGACCTCGCGGGCCGTGGCACGGGGATGGGCGGACAGGTACAGGGCGATCACGCCGGTCGCGTGAGGTGCGGCCCAGGACGTGGCGCCGCCCTCCTCGGTGACCGTGCCGCCACCGGCCAGCGCGGCGGTGACCTTCTGACCGGGGGCGTACAGGTCGACGCATCGCCCGTAGCCCGACCCGTAGGAGCCGCTGTCGCTCCACGCCCGGTCGTTCGACGTCGAGGCCGCCACCACGATCGTGCCGGGGACGCCGGCGGGGGAGTGCTTGCAGGCGTCGTCATGGAAGTTGCCGGCCGACACCACCGTCGGGATCCCGGCGGCGACCATGGCCTTCACGGCGGACTCCAGGGCCGGCGACCGGTGGTCGAGGTTGAGCGACATGTTCACCACGGCGGGCTTCTGGGCGTGCGCCGTGACCCACTTGACCGACTTCACCAGGGCCGCTTCGGCCGCCGCCGGGGACCCGCCGCCCTCGCTCTCGCACAGCACGCCCTGGACCCGCACGAGTTCCGCCTTCGGCGCCACCCCGTACTTCGCTCCGCCGATGACGCCCGCGACGAACGTGCCGTGACCGAGCCCGTCCTCGCCGAAGCAGTCGCCGGAGTCCTTCGGGCCCAGGAAGTCGGCGCCGAGCTTGGCGCGTCCGCCGAACTCCTTGTGCCCGATGTCCATCCCGGTGTCGATCACATAGACGTGGACGCCCTTGCCCGTGGCCCTGGTGGTGAGCTTCCCGTTCAGTGGCCGCGAACGCTGGTCGAGGATGTCGAGATTCCAGGGGACGTGCCGGGTGAGGGGCGGCGTCGCGTTCGCCGACAGCGCCCCCACGTCGTCGGACGACGAGCCGTGCTCGGACGACGCCCCCGACTGCCCTTCGGCCGAGCCGGTGGAACCGGTCAAGCCGGTGGTGTCGGTCGAGCTGGTCGACCCGGTCGACTTGCTCGACCCCGTTGGCGCCCCGCCGCTCTCGGACGTCGTGTCGCCCTTTCCCCCGCAGCCCGCCACCCCGAGCACCGTCGTCATGGCCACCACGATGAGACCGGCCTTCGTCATGTTCCGCGCCACCACGTCCCCCATTCCCCTGCCGCGTACACAGTCGGCGCACAAGACGGCCACGGAAGCCGAACGGTTCCCGTGGACGCCCGCGCCCGAGGGCGGGGAGTCAGACTCTCCAGGAGCGCAGGACGTCCGCGACGGCGTAGATCGTCAGCCGGCTCTCGCCGATCTTTCTGACCAGGTCCGAGAAGCCGCCGTACGGGGGATCGACGCCCTCTCCCGACTGATCCATGTACTGGCCCGCGACGAACGCGGCGAACAGGCTGTTGCGGTGCGGCAGCGGCTCGAGCCGCACGATCGTGTGCAGCAGAGCGGCCGCCCGCCACGCGACGTCGGGGTCGGACGCGGCGAGGGTCGGCATGCGGGTCCGGTGCCGTGCGACGGCCGCCACCAGCGCCGAGTAGTCGGTGACCGACACGTCGTCGCTGCCCAGGGCGGCCTCCTGGACGTCCAGGAGCCAGGGGACGTCGATGTAGAGGATCTCGCTCATCAGGCGGCCGTGGCTCCCTGCCCGCGCTGCGACGGGGGAACCTCGTCGGGGAACGCCTCGTCGAACTCGGCGCGGAGCCTCTCCGCCCAGGAGGAGGCGCCCGCGACGAACCGCTTGCGGTGCATCTCGCGGACACCGAGGTCGTGCATGTACTGCTTCAGGCTCTTTCCCTCGGCCGCGGCAGCCGTGCGCACGCCTTCCATTTCTTCTTCGGTGAAGGTCACATTCAGAGACGGCATACCATGATGGTACCGATCAGGTACCTGACGTTGCCACCCCGGTGGGCAGGCGGGCGGGCGGGCAGGTCAGGGGCCGGTCGCGTTGCCGAGGGCGCGGCGGTACGCGTGCTCGTCGTCGTCCTCGAACACGGTGAAGACGACGCGGTCGAATCGCCCGGGGTGCGCGGCGATCCACTCCGCGACGGTGTGCAGGGCCACCGGTGCGGCCTCCTCCTTGGGATAGCCGAAGACGCCGGTGCTCACGGCGCAGAAGGCGAGGGTGCGA is part of the Streptomyces asoensis genome and harbors:
- a CDS encoding glyoxalase, whose translation is MATTASTASHTFLASVTLEVADLEAAQRFYTAFGVADHLRLKASAATATGFRGFTLALTVSGPATVDGFLRAAVDAGATVLKPAAKSLWGYGGVVQAPDGTIWKIATSAKKDTGPATRRIDEMVLLLGVEDVKATKRFYVGQGLTVAKSFGGKYAEFASDGSGALKLALYKRSGLAKDLGVPADGDGSHRVVLAGAGAPFTDPDGFTWE
- a CDS encoding S8 family peptidase translates to MTKAGLIVVAMTTVLGVAGCGGKGDTTSESGGAPTGSSKSTGSTSSTDTTGLTGSTGSAEGQSGASSEHGSSSDDVGALSANATPPLTRHVPWNLDILDQRSRPLNGKLTTRATGKGVHVYVIDTGMDIGHKEFGGRAKLGADFLGPKDSGDCFGEDGLGHGTFVAGVIGGAKYGVAPKAELVRVQGVLCESEGGGSPAAAEAALVKSVKWVTAHAQKPAVVNMSLNLDHRSPALESAVKAMVAAGIPTVVSAGNFHDDACKHSPAGVPGTIVVAASTSNDRAWSDSGSYGSGYGRCVDLYAPGQKVTAALAGGGTVTEEGGATSWAAPHATGVIALYLSAHPRATAREVHVWLDHTATRGVLRGVRSDTPNRLLNTGGL
- a CDS encoding toxin Doc, whose product is MSEILYIDVPWLLDVQEAALGSDDVSVTDYSALVAAVARHRTRMPTLAASDPDVAWRAAALLHTIVRLEPLPHRNSLFAAFVAGQYMDQSGEGVDPPYGGFSDLVRKIGESRLTIYAVADVLRSWRV